In Oxalobacteraceae bacterium OTU3CINTB1, the sequence TGGGTTCTAACCTGATCGTTCAGGTCAAGAACGGCAAGGTCATGCGCGTGCTGCCGCTGGAAAACGACGCTGTCAACGAGTGCTGGATCTCGGACAAGGACCGTTTCGCCTACGAAGGCTTGAACACCGATGACCGTCTGACCCAGCCGATGCTGAAGCAGGGCGGCGAATGGAAAGAAGTGAGCTGGCAGACCGCGCTGGAATACGTGGCGCACGGCCTGAAAAACATCAAGCACGAACACGGTGACAAGGCGCTGGCTTCGCTGGCGACGCCGCATTCGACCCTGGAAGAACTGCACCTGCTGCAAAAGCTGACCCGCGCCATGGGCTCGGACAGCGTCGACACGCGTCTGCGCCACAGCGATTTCTCGCTGGGCGACGTGACCCCTTGGCTTGGCATGAGCATCACCGAATTCGGCGCCTTGAACCGCGCTTTCGTGATCGGCTCCTTCCTGCGCAAGGATCACCCGCTGCTGGCGACCCGCCTGCGTTCGTCCGTCAAGAACGGCGCCAAGCTGTCGATCCTGAACGCGACCGACGACGACCTGTTGATGAAAGTGGCGAACAAGATGATCGCCGCGCCGTCGGAGTGGCTGTCGGCGCTGTCGCAAGTGGTGGTGGCTGTCGCCAAGGCCAAGGAAGTGTCGGCGCCTGCCGGCTTCGAAGGCATAGAGGCGTCGGACGCCGCGACCGCGATCGCCGCGTCGCTTGTCTCCGGTGAAAACAAAGGCGTCTTCCTGGGTAACGCGGCAACGCAGCACCCGCAAGCCGCCGCGCTGCACGCCGCCGCGCAATGGATCGCCGAACAAACCGGCGCCAAACTGGGCTACCTGACCGAAGCCGCCAACACCGTCGGCGCCTACCTGGTCAACGCCAACGGCGCCACGGCTCCTGCCTTCACCGAACCTAAGCAAGCTTACATCCTGCTGAACGTCGAGCCGGAACTGGACGCCTACAACCCGCAAGCCGCTGTCGCCGCGCTGAAAAAAGCCGAGATGGTCGTCGTCATGTCCGCCTACAAGCATGGCATGGACTACGCCGACGTGCTGCTGCCGGTGTCGCCATTCAGCGAAACCTCGGGCACCTTCGTCAACTGCGAAGGCCGTCCGCAAAGCTTCAACGGCACCGTCAAGCCGCTGCTGGAAACCCGCCCTGCGTGGAAAGTGCTGCGCGTGCTGGGTAACATCCTCGGCCTGGCCGGTTTCGACTACGACACCTCGGAAGCGATCCGCGACGAAGTGGTGACTGCCGATTTTGCCGCCCGCTTGAACAACACGAGCAAGCAAACCGTCGTGGCGTCCAACTTTGCCGGTTCGATCGAGACCACCGGTACCGAGCGTATCGCCGACGTGCCGATCTACTTCGCCGACGCCGTTGTGCGCCGCGCCGAGTCGCTGCAGAAGATGGCCGATTCGGCTGCGCCTAAAGCGCACCTCTCGACCGTTCTGGCGCAGCAGCTGGGCGTCGCCGCCGGCGACACCGTCAAGGTCACGCAAGGTTCGGGCAGCGCCATTTTGGTGGCCGCCGTCGATGCAAGCCTGCCAGCGAACGCCGTGCGCGTCGCAGCGGCCCATCCATCGACCGCCGCACTGGGTGGCATGTTCGGTCCTATCACCGTTGAAAAAGCAGGGGAGGGTAAATAATGGCTCTGCCTGAATTCGTCACTACATTGTATGACCTGGGCGCCACCAGCCCGATCGCGCCGGTATGGCCGATCGTCTGGACGATGATCAAAATCGTCCTGGTGCTGCTGCCGCTGATGGGCCTTGTCGCCTACCTGACCTTGTGGGAACGTAAGTTCATCGGCTGGATTCAAATCCGCGTCGGTCCGAACCGCGTCGGTCCCATGGGGCTGCTGCAGCCGATCGCCGATGCGCTCAAGCTGCTGTTCAAAGAAATCATCATGCCGGCGAAGGCCAACCCAGGCCTGTTCGTCATCGGTCCGATCATGACCATCATGCCGGCGCTGGCCGCATGGTCGGTGGTGCCATTCGGTCCGGAAGCGGTGCTGGCCAACGTCAACGCCGCCTTGCTGCTGCTGATGGCGATCACCTCGATGGAAGTCTACGGCATCATCATCGCCGGCTGGGCGTCGAACTCGAAGTACTCGTTCATGGGCGCGATGCGCGCCTCGGCGCAGATGATTTCCTACGAAATCCCGATGGGCTTCGTATTCGTCGTGATCCTGATGGTTTCGGGTTCGCTGAACTTCGGCGACATCGTCGCCATGCAGCAGCGCGGCATGATGGCCGACCACGGTCTGAACATCCTGTCGTGGAACTGGCTGCCGTTGCTGCCGCTGTTCGTCGTCTACCTGACCTCCGGCCTGGCCGAAGCGAACCGCCATCCGTTCGACGTGGTCGAGGGTGAGTCGGAAATCGTCGCCGGCCACATGGTCGAGTATTCGGGCATGGCCTACGCCATGTTCATGCTGGCCGAATACGCCAACATGATCCTGATCGCGACCGTCGGTTCGATCATGTTCCTGGGCGGCTGGTCCGCACCGTTTGCCTTCCTCGAATTCTGGGGCGGTTTCGGCGGCTTCTTCTGGCTGTTCGCCAAGGCGTTCTTCCTGGTGTCGGTCTTCATCTGGGTGCGCGGTACCTTCCCACGCTACCGCTACGACCAGATCATGCGTCTGGGCTGGAAAGTGTTCATTCCTCTGACGCTGGTGTACCTGGTGTTCGTGGCCGGCTGGATGCAGACATCCTGGAATATCTGGAAGTAAGGACAAGAGAAAATGGAACGATTAAAAGACTTCTTCGGCAGCTTCATGCTGGCCGAATTGATAAAAGGGATGGCGCTGACGGGCAAGTACATGTTCTCGCGCAAAATCACCGTGCAGTACCCGGAAGAGAAGACGCCGATGTCGCCGCGCTTCCGCGGCCTGCACGCGCTGCGCCGCTACCCAAACGGCGAAGAACGCTGCATCGCCTGCAAACTGTGCGAAGCGGTGTGCCCGGCGATGGCCATCACCATCGAATCGGAACAGCGTGACGACGGTTCGCGCCGCACCACGCGTTACGACATCGATCTGACCAAGTGCATCTTCTGCGGTTTCTGCGAAGAGTCCTGCCCGGTCGATTCGATCGTCGAGACGCACGTGCTGGAGTACCACGGCGAGAAGCGCGGTGATTTGTACTACACCAAAGAGATGCTGCTGGCCGTTGGCGATCGCTATGAAAACCAGATCGCCGAAGCCCGCGCAGCCGACGCTCCTTACCGCTGACGACAGGCGGGCCAATGGTGAAGTTTGCCGGTCCGCCGCACAGTGGTGCCGATAATAAAACTGTACGTCTCTTGGGTTAGTTATGGAATTTAAAACTGCTTTGTTCTACGCCTTCTCAGCCATCATGGTATTGGCTGCGACGCGCGTTATCACGGCCCGCAATCCGGTGCACGCAGCGCTGTTCCTGGTGCTGGCGTTCTTCTCGGCCGCCGGTATCTGGATGCTGCTCGAAGCCGAGTTCCTGGCCATCGTGCTGGTGCTGGTCTATGTCGGCGCCGTCATGGTGCTGTTCCTGTTCGTGGTCATGATGCTCGACATCGACACCGACAAGATGCGCGAAAACTTCTGGGGCTACCTGCCGATCGCGTCGTTCGTCGGCGTCATCATCGTGCTGGAAATGGCCGCCGTGCTGTGGCGCTCCTTCCTGTCGTTCGACCAGCAGGCCGTCAGCGCCGGCAACATCGGCGGCACCAAGGAACTCGGTATCCTGATCTTCACCAAATATGTCTACGGCTTTGAAATCGCAGCGGCGATCCTGCTGGTCGCGATTGTCGCGGCAGTGGCGCTGACGCTGCGCAAGCGTAAGGACACCAAACATTTCGACCCGGCAGACGCTGTCCGCGTCAAGCGCAACGACCGTCTGAAGATCGTCAAGATCGACGCGGTGCGTCCACGCGTGGACGTGGCGCCAGCCGCCGGTTCGGCCGAAGCAAAGGAGACCCCATGACTTTATCGCTTGCTCACTACCTCGTTCTTGGCGCGATCCTGTTCGCGATCTCGATCGTGGGTATTTTCTTGAATCGCAAGAACATCATTATTCTGCTGATGGCCATCGAATTGATGCTGCTGGCGGTGAACATGAACTTCATCGCGTTCTCCCACTATCTGGGCGACGCGGCCGGGCAGATCTTCGTTTTCTTCATCCTGACCGTGGCGGCTGCCGAATCGGCAATCGGCCTCGCGATTCTGGTGGTGATGTTCCGTAATCTGGACACCATCAATGTGGAAGACCTGGATAGCCTTAAGGGTTAATCCCGCGGCTTTAGTTCTAATCTCGAAAAATAACGATTAAGGTTCATCATGGCGGGTACTCTTCTTAACCCTAACCTCCTGCTAGCCGTACCACTGGCGCCGCTGGCCGGCGCTGCGGTGGCGGGTTTGTTAGGAACCAAATTCTTTGGCAACGTTGTCGGTCGCAAGACTTCGCACACCGCGACCATCCTCGGCGTGCTGGTCGCGCTGATCCTGTCGGTGATGACGCTGAACGATGTGCTTAACGGCGCGACGTTCAACGGCACCATCTACCACTGGATGACGGTGGCGGGCGTGAAGTTCGAAGTCGGCTTCCAGATCGATTCGCTGTCGGCGATGATGATGTGCGTGGTGACCTTCGTGTCGCTGATGGTGCACATCTACACCATCGGCTACATGGCGGAAGACGAGGGCTATAACCGTTTCTTCGCCTACATTTCGCTGTTCACGTTCTCGATGCTAATGCTGGTCATGGCCAACAACTTCCTGCAGCTGTTCTTCGGCTGGGAAGCGGTGGGCCTGGTCTCGTACCTGCTGATCGGCTTCTGGTACACCCGCCCAACAGCGATCGTGGCCAACATGAAGGCGTTCCTGGTCAATCGCGTCGGCGACTTCGGCTTCATCCTCGGTATCGGCCTGCTGCTGGCCTACGCCGGCACCATGAACTACCAGGAAGTCTTCGCCAAGAAGGAAGCGCTGGCGATGTTGACGCTGCCGGGCACCGACTGGATGCTGCTGACCGTCGCCTGTATCTGCCTGTTCATCGGCGCGATGGGTAAATCGGCGCAGTTCCCGCTGCACGTCTGGCTGCCTGACTCGATGGAAGGCCCAACCCCGATTTCGGCACTGATCCACGCGGCGACGATGGTTACCGCCGGTATCTTCATGGTGTCGCGCATGTCGCCGCTATTCGAACTGTCGGACACCGCGCTGTCGTTCATCCTGGTCATCGGCTCGATCACCGCGCTGTTCATGGGCTTCCTGGGCATCATCCAGAACGACATCAAGCGCGTGGTCGCTTACTCGACGCTGTCGCAGCTGGGCTACATGACCGTGGCACTGGGTTCGTCGGCGTACTCGGTGGCCGTGTTCCACCTGATGACCCACGCGTTCTTCAAAGCGCTGCTGTTCCTTGGCGCCGGTTCGGTCATCATCGGTATGCACCACGACCAGGACATCCGCAACATGGGTGGTCTGCGCAAGTACATGCCAATCACTTGGATCACTTCCTTGCTCGGTTCCCTGGCGCTGATCGGTACGCCGTTCTTCTCGGGCTTCTACTCGAAGGATTCGATCATCGAAGCTGTGCACGAGACCACGATCTGGGGTTCGGGCTTCGCCAACTTCGCCGTGCTGGCAGGTGTGTTCGTGACCGCGTTCTACTCGTTCCGCATGTACTTCCTGGTCTTCCACGGCAAGGAGCGTTTCGGCCAGGCCCACGCCCATGGTCACCACGATGCGCACCACGCACACGATGCGCATGCGCCTAAAGCCGCCCATGGCGCCGATCCGGCCGCACACGGCCACGATTCGGACGCGCACCACGAAGAGGAAGAGGACGACCACGCACACCACGGCCTGGAGCCGGGTCAGAAGCCGCATGAATCGCCATTCGTGGTCTGGTTCCCGCTGGTCATGCTGGCCATCCCGTCGGTGCTGATCGGTTACTTCACGATCGCGCCTATGCTGCACGGCGACTTCTTCAAGGACGTCATCTTCATCGGTGAAAACCACAAGGCGATGGAAATCCTGGGCGAAGAGTTCCACGGTCCGCTGGCCATGGCGATCCACTCCCTGACGTCGCTGCCACTGTGGCTGGCGATTGCAGGCGTGGCGACGGCGTACTACTGCTACATGATCAATCCACGCGTACCGGCATGGTTCTTCGCCAAGTTCAAGGCCA encodes:
- the nuoL gene encoding NADH-quinone oxidoreductase subunit L; the encoded protein is MAGTLLNPNLLLAVPLAPLAGAAVAGLLGTKFFGNVVGRKTSHTATILGVLVALILSVMTLNDVLNGATFNGTIYHWMTVAGVKFEVGFQIDSLSAMMMCVVTFVSLMVHIYTIGYMAEDEGYNRFFAYISLFTFSMLMLVMANNFLQLFFGWEAVGLVSYLLIGFWYTRPTAIVANMKAFLVNRVGDFGFILGIGLLLAYAGTMNYQEVFAKKEALAMLTLPGTDWMLLTVACICLFIGAMGKSAQFPLHVWLPDSMEGPTPISALIHAATMVTAGIFMVSRMSPLFELSDTALSFILVIGSITALFMGFLGIIQNDIKRVVAYSTLSQLGYMTVALGSSAYSVAVFHLMTHAFFKALLFLGAGSVIIGMHHDQDIRNMGGLRKYMPITWITSLLGSLALIGTPFFSGFYSKDSIIEAVHETTIWGSGFANFAVLAGVFVTAFYSFRMYFLVFHGKERFGQAHAHGHHDAHHAHDAHAPKAAHGADPAAHGHDSDAHHEEEEDDHAHHGLEPGQKPHESPFVVWFPLVMLAIPSVLIGYFTIAPMLHGDFFKDVIFIGENHKAMEILGEEFHGPLAMAIHSLTSLPLWLAIAGVATAYYCYMINPRVPAWFFAKFKAIHTLLDNKYYMDKFNEVVFAGGARLLGNGLWNVGDKTLIDGLLVNGSAKVVNWFSKLTRLGQTGYIYHYAFVMILGILGFLVYFLPFWHA
- the nuoG gene encoding NADH-quinone oxidoreductase subunit NuoG — protein: MVEIEIDGKKVEVPAGSMVMDAANKLGTYIPHFCYHKKLSIAANCRMCLVEVEKAPKPLPACATPVSAGMIVRSASDKAVQAQKSVMEFLLINHPLDCPICDQGGECQLQDLAVGYGKGDSRYEEDKRVVVPKDAGPLVSMQEMARCIQCTRCVRFGQEVAGVMELGMIGRGEHSEITAFVGQTVNSEMSGNMIDLCPVGALTSKPFRYSARSWELSRRKSVSMHDGLGSNLIVQVKNGKVMRVLPLENDAVNECWISDKDRFAYEGLNTDDRLTQPMLKQGGEWKEVSWQTALEYVAHGLKNIKHEHGDKALASLATPHSTLEELHLLQKLTRAMGSDSVDTRLRHSDFSLGDVTPWLGMSITEFGALNRAFVIGSFLRKDHPLLATRLRSSVKNGAKLSILNATDDDLLMKVANKMIAAPSEWLSALSQVVVAVAKAKEVSAPAGFEGIEASDAATAIAASLVSGENKGVFLGNAATQHPQAAALHAAAQWIAEQTGAKLGYLTEAANTVGAYLVNANGATAPAFTEPKQAYILLNVEPELDAYNPQAAVAALKKAEMVVVMSAYKHGMDYADVLLPVSPFSETSGTFVNCEGRPQSFNGTVKPLLETRPAWKVLRVLGNILGLAGFDYDTSEAIRDEVVTADFAARLNNTSKQTVVASNFAGSIETTGTERIADVPIYFADAVVRRAESLQKMADSAAPKAHLSTVLAQQLGVAAGDTVKVTQGSGSAILVAAVDASLPANAVRVAAAHPSTAALGGMFGPITVEKAGEGK
- a CDS encoding NADH-quinone oxidoreductase subunit J: MEFKTALFYAFSAIMVLAATRVITARNPVHAALFLVLAFFSAAGIWMLLEAEFLAIVLVLVYVGAVMVLFLFVVMMLDIDTDKMRENFWGYLPIASFVGVIIVLEMAAVLWRSFLSFDQQAVSAGNIGGTKELGILIFTKYVYGFEIAAAILLVAIVAAVALTLRKRKDTKHFDPADAVRVKRNDRLKIVKIDAVRPRVDVAPAAGSAEAKETP
- the nuoI gene encoding NADH-quinone oxidoreductase subunit NuoI; its protein translation is MERLKDFFGSFMLAELIKGMALTGKYMFSRKITVQYPEEKTPMSPRFRGLHALRRYPNGEERCIACKLCEAVCPAMAITIESEQRDDGSRRTTRYDIDLTKCIFCGFCEESCPVDSIVETHVLEYHGEKRGDLYYTKEMLLAVGDRYENQIAEARAADAPYR
- the nuoH gene encoding NADH-quinone oxidoreductase subunit NuoH, translated to MALPEFVTTLYDLGATSPIAPVWPIVWTMIKIVLVLLPLMGLVAYLTLWERKFIGWIQIRVGPNRVGPMGLLQPIADALKLLFKEIIMPAKANPGLFVIGPIMTIMPALAAWSVVPFGPEAVLANVNAALLLLMAITSMEVYGIIIAGWASNSKYSFMGAMRASAQMISYEIPMGFVFVVILMVSGSLNFGDIVAMQQRGMMADHGLNILSWNWLPLLPLFVVYLTSGLAEANRHPFDVVEGESEIVAGHMVEYSGMAYAMFMLAEYANMILIATVGSIMFLGGWSAPFAFLEFWGGFGGFFWLFAKAFFLVSVFIWVRGTFPRYRYDQIMRLGWKVFIPLTLVYLVFVAGWMQTSWNIWK
- the nuoK gene encoding NADH-quinone oxidoreductase subunit NuoK translates to MTLSLAHYLVLGAILFAISIVGIFLNRKNIIILLMAIELMLLAVNMNFIAFSHYLGDAAGQIFVFFILTVAAAESAIGLAILVVMFRNLDTINVEDLDSLKG